A part of Gossypium hirsutum isolate 1008001.06 chromosome A07, Gossypium_hirsutum_v2.1, whole genome shotgun sequence genomic DNA contains:
- the LOC121232094 gene encoding uncharacterized protein yields MPETLDESVEFQIENGATRRGRGRTLLTDLYNLNSVERVKVTRNSHGQPVGQEARLLAGYLGIIARNANMLPVNYESWHNMPDSNKNQALSNIKERFALEVSDAYIKKALGKKWRDHKSILKKEYFKKPISLEEKLQSVPPGMLMYQWEDAVRFWNSKKGEDRERVGTSSRQK; encoded by the exons atgccggagacacttgacgagtctgtggaatttcaaa ttGAAAATGGTgcgacgcgcagaggtcgaggacgtacgctcctaacagatttatataacttaaattctgtcgagcgtgtcaaagtaactaGAAACAGCCATGGTCAACCTGTTGGacaagaagctcgacttttagcaggctatttgggcattatagcacgaaatgccaatatgttgcccgtcaactacgaatcatggcataacatgcctgatagcaataaaaatcaagctctctctaatattaag gagaggtttgctttagaggtctctgatgcctatatcaagaaggcattgggtaaaaaatggagagaccataaaagcattttgaaaaaagaatattttaaaaaacccatAAGCCTTGAAGAAAAATTGCAAAGTGTCCCACCGGGAATGCTGatgtaccaatgggaagatgcggttcgattttggaattcgaagaaaggagag gaccgtgagcgagttggaacaagcagcaggcaaaaataA